A DNA window from Euleptes europaea isolate rEulEur1 chromosome 20, rEulEur1.hap1, whole genome shotgun sequence contains the following coding sequences:
- the RASL12 gene encoding ras-like protein family member 12: MSSMFGKPRATPCATERHLHSLFPECNVAILGCRGSGKSALTVKFLTKRFISEYDPTLEDTYASEEVVDQQPVLLKVMDTADQDVPVSCERYLNWAHGYLVVYSINNRKSFEGCQQYLDILTLHSKNTQHEPPVLLVGNKLDMEQYRQITKAEGVSLAAKYGCLFYEVSACLDFESVQHVFHEAVREVRREMERHMAIHPLFIIEEKSPLHLLPPAAVASKHGLASCTFNTLSTVNYKEIPSVAQAKLVTVKSSRAQSKRKAPTLTLLKGFKIF, encoded by the exons ATGTCTTCCATGTTTGGCAAGCCTCGGGCCACCCCCTGTGCTACTGAGCGCCACCTCCACAGCCTGTTTCCAGAATGCAATGTGGCCATTTTAGGATGTCGAGGATCTGGAAAATCAG CACTGACAGTGAAATTCCTGACCAAGAGGTTTATAAGTGAATATGATCCTACTCTGG AGGACACTTACGCTTCGGAAGAGGTAGTTGACCAACAGCCAGTACTGCTAAAGGTGATGGATACAGCTGACCAG GATGTGCCAGTCAGCTGCGAACGATACCTGAACTGGGCCCACGGCTACCTGGTGGTCTACAGCATCAACAACCGAAAGAGCTTCGAGGGCTGCCAGCAGTACCTGGATATCCTCACGCTCCACTCGAAGAACACCCAGCATGAACCCCCTGTTCTCCTCGTGGGAAACAAGCTGGACATGGAACAGTACAG GCAGATCACCAAGGCCGAGGGGGTGTCTCTCGCTGCCAAATATGGCTGCTTATTCTACGAAGTCTCGGCCTGCCTGGATTTCGAATCCGTGCAGCACGTGTTCCACGAGGCCGTTCGGGAAGTGAGGCGGGAGATGGAGAGGCACATGGCCATCCACCCTCTGTTCATCATCGAGGAGAagtcccccctccacctcctcccGCCGGCCGCCGTGGCCTCCAAACATGGCTTGGCCAGCTGCACCTTCAACACGCTGTCCACGGTCAACTACAAGGAAATCCCTTCGGTGGCCCAAGCCAAGCTGGTCACGGTGAAATCCTCGCGGGCTCAGAGCAAGAGGAAGGCGCCCACGTTGACTTTGCTGAAGGGCTTTAAGATATTTTGA